The Ooceraea biroi isolate clonal line C1 chromosome 1, Obir_v5.4, whole genome shotgun sequence genome has a window encoding:
- the LOC105274879 gene encoding UDP-glucuronosyltransferase 2C1, with the protein MKTKMRMLPVIFVWLFWLSICAAYRFLGVFPIAFKSHFVILESVMKGLISKGHQVDIISPFPQKTPYPNYTDIANLTAPLSFVNNFTYEHMTQIVADNNPAILIGLINGNDICEAHLGNPVIQNLVRNPPKDPPYDAMIIEVFGAHCFAAIAELLNIPLIGLSTTPLLPWHNELIAQPENLAFVSNLFANKESPTNLWQRTYNTLYNLYCKLYFTYLTRPQDELVRKYFGPNLPSIQKMNLALVLINSHIVLNGIQPMTPAAVQIAGIHIRDDESPLPQELKKWMDDSKDGFVYFTFGSMVLIETFPRKILDVFYASLGKIAPVRVLMKVPNPEKLPAGLPENIRTFRWMPQVKVLKHPNIRAFVTHGGLMSTLEAVFLGVPMIGIPLYSDQFKNMETYVTRNIAMKLDIHKISEEDMSAALNAILHDPRYMENIRNLSQRLLDQPLNPVDTANYWIEYVIKYGDDVLRSPAMALAWWQICLIDVAACLLLCAAAIITFAMFIMRFVVKMINEKHHLLLYLKKIGSIEPIRGKF; encoded by the exons atgaaaacaaAAATGCGGATGTTGCCGGTGATATTTGTTTGGCTGTTCTGGCTATCGATTTGCGCTGCATATCGCTTTCTCGGGGTGTTTCCCATTGCATTCAAGAGTCATTTCGTTATACTAGAGAGTGTGATGAAAGGTTTAATCAGTAAAGGACACCAGGTCGACATAATCAGTCCGTTCCCACAGAAGACACCCTATCCAAACTATACCGATATTGCAAACTTGACAGCGCCTCTATCATTTGTAAACAATTTCACGTATGAGCATATGACACAAATAGTAGCGGACAATAATCCGGCGATTCTGATCGGACTAATAAATGGTAATGATATTTGTGAAGCCCATCTGGGGAATCCAGTAATACAAAACCTCGTTCGCAACCCGCCGAAAGATCCACCCTACGATGCAATGATTATAGAG GTATTCGGGGCACACTGCTTTGCGGCTATCGccgaattattaaatatacctCTGATCGGGCTCAGCACGACGCCACTGCTTCCATGGCATAATGAATTAATCGCTCAACCAGAGAACCTAGCTTTCGTATCAAACCTCTTTGCAAACAAGGAATCTCCCACAAATTTATGGCAACGTACGTACAACACTCTTTACAATCTCTACTGCAAGTTGTACTTCACTTATCTCACGAGACCGCAAGACGAGTTAGTAAGGAAGTACTTTGGACCGAATCTTCCAAGCATACAGAAGATGAATCTGGCATTGGTCCTCATCAACTCTCACATCGTTCTGAATGGCATCCAGCCAATGACACCTGCCGCCGTTCAAATAGCCGGGATTCATATTCGAGATGATGAGTCACCGTTGCCACAG GAATTGAAGAAATGGATGGACGACAGCAAAGATGGTTTTGTATACTTCACGTTCGGCTCGATGGTGCTGATTGAAACGTTTCCCCGCAAAATCCTCGATGTGTTTTATGCCTCCTTAGGCAAGATAGCACCTGTGCGGGTTTTAATGAAGGTACCGAACCCGGAAAAATTGCCGGCTGGCTTACCCGAAAATATTCGCACGTTCCGTTGGATGCCGCAAGTTAAAGTATTAA AACATCCAAATATAAGAGCCTTCGTGACTCATGGCGGACTCATGAGCACCCTGGAAGCGGTCTTCCTCGGTGTTCCCATGATTGGCATACCATTGTACAGCGATCAGTTTAAAAATATGGAGACGTATGTTACAAGGAACATCGCGATGAAACTGGATATCCATAAGATTTCTGAAGAAGACATGAGCGCAGCTTTGAACGCGATCTTGCACGACCCCCGATACAT GGAAAACATTAGAAATCTATCGCAGAGACTCCTCGATCAGCCGTTGAATCCTGTTGACACTGCGAATTACTGGATCGAATACGTTATTAAATACGGCGACGATGTCTTGCGATCGCCCGCTATGGCTTTGGCCTGGTGGCAAATATGCCTCATCGATGTGGCCGCGTGTCTTTTGCTTTGCGCGGCAGCTATTATTACTTTTGCGATGTTCATCATGCGTTTTGTGgtgaaaatgataaatgaaaagcatcacttattgttatatttgaaGAAGATTGGTTCAATCGAACCAATTCGAgggaaattttga